One window of Deltaproteobacteria bacterium genomic DNA carries:
- the gltA gene encoding NADPH-dependent glutamate synthase: MAEKKEKIPRQGMPEQAPEVRRKNFSEVPLGFSPETAMLEAKRCIQCKKPRCVAGCPVGIDIPGFIHGIEEGDFSRAIRVLKESNALPAVCGRVCPQEDQCEILCVVGVKDEPVAIGRLERFAADWDRAEETGKTPEAPKFPPPTGKKVAIVGAGPAGLTVAGDLISKGHEVTIFEALHKPGGVLVYGIPEFRLPNGIVEAEISNLEALGVKIETNVVVGKTFTIRELMEEHGFDAVFLGVGAGLPRFMEIPGENLNGVYSANEYLTRSNLMGAYQFPKNDTPLKKARRVAVIGGGNVAMDSARTALRIGAEVNIVYRRSMKEMPARAEEIHHAQEEGIEFHLLTNPVRIIGNDEGAVAGMECIRMELGEPDESGRRRPVPIKGSEYVFDADIVIVAVGTGANPLLTKSTPGLKLNRWGYVEVDEETGATSLPGVYAGGDIVRGAATVILAMGDGRKASLAMQAYLMGEELQAGSEE; encoded by the coding sequence ATGGCTGAAAAAAAAGAGAAAATACCGCGTCAGGGAATGCCGGAACAGGCGCCGGAGGTACGAAGAAAAAACTTTTCCGAGGTCCCATTGGGATTTTCGCCGGAAACGGCCATGTTGGAAGCAAAACGCTGCATCCAGTGCAAGAAGCCGAGATGTGTAGCCGGATGCCCGGTCGGCATCGATATTCCAGGGTTTATCCATGGCATTGAAGAGGGTGACTTCTCCCGTGCCATCAGGGTTCTCAAGGAAAGCAACGCCCTCCCGGCGGTGTGCGGCCGGGTTTGCCCGCAGGAGGACCAGTGCGAGATCCTGTGTGTTGTAGGCGTCAAGGATGAACCGGTAGCCATCGGGCGTCTGGAACGCTTCGCCGCTGATTGGGACCGGGCCGAGGAGACAGGGAAGACACCCGAAGCCCCGAAATTTCCACCCCCAACGGGGAAAAAGGTGGCCATCGTCGGTGCCGGCCCGGCGGGCCTTACCGTTGCCGGCGACCTGATATCCAAGGGCCATGAGGTCACCATCTTTGAAGCGCTTCATAAACCGGGCGGTGTCCTTGTCTATGGAATCCCCGAGTTCCGTCTACCCAATGGGATCGTCGAGGCCGAGATCAGCAATCTGGAAGCCCTGGGCGTGAAGATAGAGACCAACGTTGTGGTAGGTAAAACCTTCACCATCCGGGAATTAATGGAGGAACATGGATTCGATGCCGTTTTTCTCGGGGTCGGTGCCGGACTCCCCCGTTTCATGGAAATCCCGGGTGAAAACCTTAACGGGGTATACTCCGCAAATGAATACCTGACCCGGTCCAATCTCATGGGCGCCTACCAGTTTCCCAAGAATGACACCCCTCTCAAGAAGGCCAGGAGAGTCGCTGTAATCGGTGGGGGCAACGTGGCCATGGATTCAGCCCGGACCGCCCTGAGGATCGGAGCCGAAGTAAATATCGTCTACAGGCGTTCCATGAAGGAGATGCCCGCCAGAGCCGAGGAGATCCACCATGCCCAGGAGGAGGGAATCGAGTTCCATCTTCTGACCAACCCGGTTCGAATAATTGGTAACGATGAGGGCGCGGTGGCGGGGATGGAGTGTATTCGTATGGAACTCGGGGAACCGGATGAATCCGGACGCCGCCGGCCCGTTCCCATCAAGGGTTCCGAGTACGTTTTTGATGCGGACATCGTCATCGTGGCCGTGGGAACGGGGGCCAATCCCCTTCTCACCAAATCCACGCCCGGCTTGAAACTCAACAGATGGGGGTATGTGGAGGTGGATGAAGAGACGGGGGCCACAAGTCTGCCCGGCGTCTATGCCGGCGGAGACATTGTCCGGGGAGCGGCCACGGTCATCCTGGCCATGGGTGACGGCAGGAAGGCCTCCCTGGCCATGCAGGCTTACCTGATGGGCGAAGAGTTGCAGGCGGGATCCGAGGAGTAG
- a CDS encoding sulfide/dihydroorotate dehydrogenase-like FAD/NAD-binding protein, whose product MYKITEKMQLSHDVHSMVVEASYIAKKTLPGQFVILRYGEGGERIPLTVADSDPAAGTITLVFQEVGKTTMMLGSLTAGDAIDDVVGPLGIPSHIEKLGLVICIGGGIGIAPIHPIAGGFTAAGARVVSILGARTRELLIMEDEMRKASAEVLICTDDGSYGQKGFVTNVLEDLIRKGEPIELVVAIGPVPMMENVCRLTKPYGLKTVVSLNPIMVDGTGMCGACRVTVGGKTRFVCVDGPDFDGHQVDFAELKLRQRMYLPEEREAVESFIYMSK is encoded by the coding sequence GTGTATAAGATCACGGAGAAAATGCAACTGTCGCATGACGTTCACTCCATGGTTGTCGAGGCGTCGTATATTGCGAAAAAAACACTGCCGGGTCAGTTCGTTATTCTAAGGTACGGTGAAGGTGGAGAAAGAATTCCCCTGACTGTCGCCGATTCCGATCCGGCCGCGGGGACCATAACCCTTGTCTTTCAGGAGGTAGGCAAGACAACCATGATGTTAGGCAGCCTTACTGCGGGGGACGCCATCGACGACGTTGTCGGGCCCCTTGGGATTCCAAGCCATATTGAAAAGTTGGGCCTGGTTATATGCATTGGCGGCGGGATCGGGATAGCGCCCATCCACCCCATCGCCGGCGGGTTCACTGCAGCCGGTGCGAGGGTGGTTTCCATCCTTGGCGCCAGGACCCGTGAGCTCCTTATCATGGAAGACGAGATGAGGAAGGCCAGTGCGGAGGTCCTGATATGCACCGATGACGGCAGCTATGGGCAGAAGGGGTTCGTCACCAACGTCCTGGAGGATCTTATCCGGAAGGGTGAACCAATCGAACTGGTGGTGGCCATCGGGCCGGTCCCCATGATGGAGAACGTGTGCAGGTTGACCAAACCCTATGGCCTTAAAACCGTGGTCAGCCTCAACCCTATCATGGTGGACGGAACCGGAATGTGTGGTGCCTGCCGGGTGACGGTGGGCGGCAAGACCAGGTTCGTGTGCGTGGATGGTCCTGATTTTGACGGGCACCAGGTTGACTTCGCCGAGCTGAAGCTCAGGCAGAGAATGTACCTGCCTGAGGAACGCGAGGCAGTCGAGTCTTTCATCTATATGAGTAAATAA